The DNA segment TCGGGTCGAGCAAGGTCGGGGTCTTCCAGACGGCCCAGATCGAGAATGACACCTTCACGCCGAGCCTCGCGAGCCAGATCCAGGTCACCGGCGGCGGGCCGAGCGGGCTCGCGCTCGATCAGCCGCGCGGCCGGCTGTACGTGCTCACGCGCTTCGACAACTCCATCTCGATCGTCAACACGGCCACGCACGCCGAGACGGCCCACATCGCCCTCCACAACCCCGAGCCGGAGAGCGTGGTCCGCGGGCGCAGGTTCCTCCATGACGCGAGCTTCTCGTCGGCCCACGGCGACTCGTCGTGCGCGAGCTGCCACGTCTTCGGCGACCTCGATAGCCTGGCATGGGACCTCGGCAACCCCGACGGGGAGACCGTGACGAACCCTGGGCCGTTCACGAACATCAACCCGCCGTTCCCCGCCGATACCTCGCTGAAGCCCATGAAAGGGCCCATGACGACCCAGAGCCTGCGCGGCATGGCCAACCACGGGCCGATGCACTGGCGCGGCGACCGCACGGGCGGCAACGACGCGTCCACCGCGCAGCCGGACAGCGGGGCCTTCGACGAGCGCGCGGGGTTCAAGAAATTCCAGGGCGGCTTCACCAACCTGCTCGGCCGGCACGCGCCGATCCCCGACGAGGACATGGAGGCGTTCACGGACTTCATCCTCCAGCTCTCGTATCCGCCGAACCCGATCCGGAACCTCGACAACTCGCTGAACGCCGATCAACAGGCCGGGCGCGATCACTTCTTCCGCGAAGGCGGCGCAGGGACCTTCTCGTGCAATTCCTGCCATACCCTGGACCCGGACGGGAACGCCGGCACCAGCGATTTCCCTGGCTTCTTCGGGACGGACGGCGCGAGCATCGGCCAGGAGAACGGCCAGAGCTTCAAGATCCCGCACCTGCGGAACATGTACCAGAAGATCGGCATGTTCGGCATGGCCCCGGTCCTGAGCCTCTTCCACCCGGGAGACAACGACTTCAAGGGTGACCAGATCCGCGGCTTCGGGTTCATGCACGACGGCGTGATGGACACGCTGTTCCGCTTCCACCAGGCGATCGGCTTCGAGCAGAGCGAGTTCTCGCCGAACGGCTTCCCGCCCGGCGCGCCCGGGGAGCTCCTCCGCGAGCAGGCCGTGGAGTTCATGCTGGCGTTCGACACGAACCTCGCCCCCATCGTCGGGCAGCAGGTCACGCTCGGCTCGCACAACGCCACGGCGGCCTGGCCGCGCATCGACCTGCTGCGCCAGCGCGCCGAGGCCGGAGAGTGCGACCTCGTGGCGAAGCTCCCGTTCCTCCTCGAGGAGACAGGCCTGCTCTATATCGGAGGTGGCCAGTTCACCACGGCGCGCGCCGCGGCCCCGCCCTTGAGCGATCTCGTCCTGCGCTCGCTCGCCGCGCTCACCGGGCACCCGGTGACGTACACCTGCGTGCCGCCGGGCTCGGGCACGCGCGTCGGCATCGACCGCGACGGCGACGGGTTCCTCGACGGCGATGAGTGCGACGCGGGCACGGATCCCGCGGATCCGACGAGCCACTGAGTCGGCTGCGTCGAGCCAGCGACGGCCGCACCGCGTGGAGCGCGGTGCGGCCGGCGCGGCGCCTCAGCCCGCTCCAGGCGGTGCGGCGCGGCGCTTCAGCGGCGCTCCAGGCGGTGCGGCGCGGCGCCTCCGCCGCGCCGGGCGCCCATGCACCAGCGCAGCGCCTCCTTCAGGCTGCGCAGCGTCTTGACCTGCGAGAGATCGAAGCCGAGGCCGACCATCGTCTGCGCGACCGGCGGGCGGATGCCGGTGACCACGCCCTTGCAGCCGAGCAGCGTCAACCCATTGATGATCTTGATGAGGTGCTGCGCCGTCGTCGTGTCGACCGAATCGAGCCCGGTGAGGTCGAGGATCGCGAAGGCGGATTGTTTCTCCACCACGCTCGCGAGCAGCGACTCCATCACCATCGCCGCGCGATCCGCGTCGACAGAGCCGATCAAGGGGACGATGAGCACGTCCTGCCAGACCTCGATGATGGGGCTCGACAGCCGCGCGATCGACTCCTGCTGATCCTGCGTCAACCGCAGCTGCTCCCGGAGCTGCTGCTCGACGCGGAGCTGCTGCGTGATGTCCTCGCAGATGGCGCCGACGCCGGTGGTCTCCCCGAGGACGTCTTTCTGGGGAACGAACCTGGTCCGCCAGATCCTGTCTCGCCGGACCTGCTCGACCTGCGCGATCTCCCCGGAGAGGGCCTGCTCGAAGGCCGCGCGAACATCCTCGGTGTCGCCGCACAGCTCGCGCATGTGCTTGCCCAGCTCGCCTCGCTCCGTACAACCGATCTGCGCGAGCGCTCCGCCCTGCGCGATCACGCAGCTGCCGGTCCTGTCGAACGCCAGGATGGCGATGGGCATGCTGTCGATGCAAGCGCGGAGCAGCTCCCCCTTCACCGCGAGCCTGACATCGTCGGCCAGGTTGATGCCGAACGTCTGGACGCCCACGATCTCGCCGTCATCGTTCCGGCGGGGCGCGTAGTGCACGATCCAGTGCACGCCCCCGGCCACGGTGTCCGTGCGGACCGGCTCCCCCTCGAGGACGCGCTTGCACAGGCCCATGATATCCGCGTCCGCGCCGTAGAGATCAAACATGTTCATTCCGACGAGCTGACCTCGTTTGAGCCCCATGCTCTCGAGCCCGTTGCCGTCGGAGACGTGGAGCGTGCCCGCCCGATCGCACCACCAGACGATCGCATCCATCGTCTGGAACACGTCGACGAGGATGCGCGCCTGAGCCTCCCACGCCCCGCGATCGGGCTTCACGGCAGCCCAGAGCGCCGTGTCGTCGGCGCGCCACAGCGTCCAGTGCAGCTGGACGATCTCCCCGCGGGCGCCCACGACGCGCGCCGCGGCGGAGACGCTGCCCGCGGCGGCGCGCGCGCCCGTGATCCGGGCGGACAGCTCTCCCCGATCGTCCTCGTGGACGCGCTCGAGGAGCCGCCCGGACGGGCCAACGCAGCTCTCCCAGGCCGCGTTGCAGGCGACCACCTCGCCGGCGCTGGAGAGCAACGCCAGCGGTGTGGGTGTGCCGTCAAGCAGTGTCTTACATGAGAGCGAAGCGAGCCTGTCGTCCATTGAGTCCTTGCAAGAGGCCAGAAGCGACGAACCTCGGCGCGCCAGCCTCACGCCTCTCACGGTAGGTGAACAAACGCGCTGTGAGCGCCGTCAGGGCACCGGGTGCGAAGAGGTGGGATGCTGCTCTGATCCTCGGCGCTGGGGTCATCGAGCCTGGCACCATGGCGAACCGTAACCTGGTGATATCATCTGGGGGCGTCGAGGCGCCAGCCTCATCGCTAGCCGCGCCGCGGCGGATCGAGGCGCGCGCGACCCGGCCCGACGGCGAGGGCCCGCTGCCCCACCACATCGCCCCTCGGCGCTCGGCATGAAGCGATGGCCGACACCGGTTGTGGCGGAAGGTGGGTTCTGCTGTTTGTACGAGGACGCGAGCGGGCGCGGCGCTCGGAGACGCGCGTGATCCATCGAGAGGTCGGCCTCGGGCTCGCCGCCTGGAGAGCGGCCGCCGCTGCACGGCCGCCGAGCGCGAGGCGGGCGCGCGGGCGCTGGCGGCGACCCGCGCCGGGGAACGTCGTTTGACGCGTCGCGCTCGCCTTGTCGTGCGCGCCAGCGCGCGTTAGACATCGTACGGAATGGAACCCGAGGGCCACGAGAGTTTCGCTGACTCGGACCCGAGTTTCCGACAACTCCATCCTTGCGGGCGCCTCATCAGCGCCGTGCAAGACCTCTCGCTGGCCCGCGACCTCCAGACGATCATGCAGATTGTCGATCGGGCCGCCCGCGACCTCACGGGCGCCGACGGCGCGTCCTTCGTGCTCCGCGACGGTGACCTCTGTTACTATGCGCAGGAGGACTCGATCGCCCCCCTCTGGCAGGGGAGACGGTTTCCGATGTCGGCGTGCGTCAGCGGCTGGGTGATGCTGAATCGGAGGCCGGCGGTCATCGGCGACATCACGCGCGATCCTCGCGTCCCGATCGACGCCTATCGGCCGACCTACGTGCGGAGCATGGCGATGGTGCCGATCCGCGCGCGCGCTCCTCTCGGGGCGCTCGGGGTCTACTGGAGCTCCATACGAGAGATCGCGCAGAGCGAGGTGACGCTGCTCCAGGCGCTCGCCGGCAGCGCCGCCGTGGCCCTGGAGAACGTCGCGCTCCACGACGGCCTGGAGAAGGGCAAGGCGCGGGCGCGCGAGGTCGAGGCGGCGAACCGCGATCTCGCGGAGAGGCAACAGGCCCTGGAGGAGCTCCAGCGGCAGAGCGAGGCGCTGAGCGAGTTCCTCGCGCACGATCTCAGGAGTCCCGCCGCCGGTATCATCCTCGCCGCGCAGGCACGCCTGAAGAAGCAGGATCTTCCGGAGCCGGAGCGGCGCCGATGGAATGCCGTCCTCACCTCGGCCGAGGTCATCCAGCGCACCGCGCTGAACCTGCTCGACGTGGCGAGCCGCCAGCACGGGATGTTCGTCCTGCGGCTCACCGAGCTCGACCCTGCGTCGCTGTTCGAAGGTGTGGCCGAGATCCTGGAGCCGCTCGCGGCGTCGCGCGGGCAGCGCATCGAGCTTTGCCCCGCCATGCCGAGGTGCCTTCTCCGCGCCGATGAGGAGCTCGTGCGGCGCGTTCTGCTGAACCTCGTCGACAACGCGCTTCGCCACAGCCCGCCGCACGGCGCGGTGCGCCTCGAGGCGCGGTGGCTCGGCCCGGGCTGGGTCGAGCTCAACGTGTGCGACGAGGGCCTGGGGATCCCGGCCCACCTGCGCGACCGCATCTTCGACAAGTACGCGCGGCTCGCCGACGGGGGCGCGATCACTTCGGCCGGCCGCGGCCTCGGGCTGACGTTCTGCCGGCTGGTCGTCGAGGCGCACGGCGGCAGGATCGACGTGACGGACAACGGGGGGCGGGGGAGCCGGTTCTGCGTTCAGCTGCCGGCAGGCTGACAGAAGAGCATCGAGGGCGCTGAGAGCCGGTGTCGGGGATCGCTCCACGACGAGGAAGCGATGATGTCCCCGATGTCGCGTCGTGTGATCTATCGATATCGCACCTCTTCCCGGGCGGCCGAGCGAGAGGCGCACGCGCGCGGCGTTGAGTGCGCGCGCCTCTCGCTCGGCCGCCCGACGATGCGCTCTCGCGTCTTGCGATTCCGGAGGCGATCAGGTAGCGCAGGATCCACGGTGAGCTCTCACGCGGACTCCGTGCACATCGCGACGCGCCCGCCGCGGGCGCTCTCCCTCGTGCTCGCGCCGCCGCCGCGAGGTGCCCCGTGAGGGAGCGGCTCGAGAGCCTGCTCCTCGTCCTGGCCGTCGGCTCGGGCGTCGCGATCGGCGCGAAGCGCGTCGCGATTCCCTACAACGTCGCGCTCGTGCTCGTGGGGCTGCTGCTCGTCGTCGTCGACGTGCTCCCGAAGGCGCCGATGGACCCGGAGGTCATCCTCATCGCGTTCCTCCCGGTGCTCGTGTTCGAGGGCGCCCTGTTCGCCGACGCGGACAGCCTGAGGGGCGCGAGCCGGCCGATCCTCGCGCTCGCCGTGCCGGGCGTGCTCATCTCGCTGCTCGGCACCGCCGCGGTGGCGACGCAGCTGCTCGCGCTCCCGTTCGCCGCGGCGCTCCTCCTCGGCGCGCTGCTCTCGATCACCGACACCGTGAGCGTGCTGCTCGCCTTCCGCAGCGTCCGCGTGCCGCACCGGCTGGCGGCCATCATGGAAGGCGAGAGCCTCTTCAACGACGGCACCGCGCTCGTGCTCGTGGTGCTCGCGTCGCAGGTCCTCGTGAGCGGCACCTTCGACGGCGCCGAGTCCTTCCGCGCCCTCGCCCTGGCCATGGCCGGCGGCGCGGCCGTCGGGGGCGCGCTCGGCGCCGTCGGCGCGTCCCTCCTCCGCCGCACGCCGGATCACCTGACCGCGATCCTCGCCTCCATCGTGCTCGTCTTCGCCACGGCCCTGCTCGCCGAGCGGCTCCACGCCTCGCCGGTCATCGCCGTCGTGGTCCTCGGGGTGATCGTCGGCAAGGCCGCGCGCCGCATCCTCGAGCCCTCGCGCGTGCTCGCGCTCCAGGGCTTCTGGGAGACGAGCGGCTTCTGCCTCAACGTGGTGCTCTTCGAGCTCGTCGGCATGCAGATCCAGGCGGATATGCTCGTGCGCGAGGCGGCGTCCATCGGCCTCGCGCTGATCGCCCTGCATGGGGGCAGGGCGGTGGCCGTCTACGGCTGCTTCGGCGTGCTCCGGGCGCTCACGGGCGAGGTCGTGCCCTTCCGCTGGCAGCACGTGATGCTGGTCGGCAACATCAAGGGCGCGCTGTCGATGGCGGCGGTCCTCAGCCTCCCGAGCAGCCTGCCCTACCGCGACCGCCTGATCACGATCGTCTTCGGCGTGACCTTCGTCACGCTGGTCGCGCAGGCGCTGCCGTTCGCGCGGCTGCTCAAGGTCCTGGGGGTCGCGATCCCGACGGCGGACAGCGTGCTCGACGCCGCGAAGGCTACGCTCATCGCGGCGCGGCGCGGCCAGTCCGAGCTCGACGATCTGCTCGCGGCGGGCCTCGTGTCCCGCAAGGAGCACGCCGAGCGCCGCGCCTCGTTCCAGCGGCAGGTCATCCAGGCGGAGGTGGCGCTCCAGACGCCGCAGGGCGAGGTGGTCCGCGACCACCTCACCGATCTCGCCCTCCTCTCGGCGCAGAAGGCGGCGGTGCTCGACGCGGCGAGGCGCGGCCTCATCGCCGCCGACACCGCGCACGCCCACGTGAACCGGATCGACAGGGCCATGGTGGAGCTCCCCGGCGGACACGCCGCGCACCCTCACGAGCACGAAGGAGAGAGCTGACATGCGCGTTCTCATCGCGGGCGCCGGGCGCGCAGGGCTCAGCGTCGCGGTCCACCTCGCGAAGATGGGCCACGACGTGACGATCGTCGATCGCGACGAGTCGATCGCGAACAGCGCCTTCGAGCGGCACGGCCTCGTCTCGCTCGTGGGCGACGCGACCGACGCCGGGCTCCTCCAGGAGGCCGAGGTGGCGCGCGCCGACGTGGTGGTGGCGATGCTTCGCCGCGACGCCGACAACCTCGCCGTGGCGCTCCTCGCGCAGGCCGCGGGGGCCAAGCGCGTGATGGTGCGCATGCGAGACCCCGCCTACCGGAGCGTGTACGTCCGCGCGGGCGTCGACCGGATCCTCTCCGAGATCGACGTCTTCATCGGCGCGATGGCCACCGCGATCGAGCACTCTGGCGTCCGCCACGCGATGGTGCTCGGCACCGGCGAGTCGGTCGCGTTCGAGCTCGACATCCCGGTCGACTCGGTGGTCGCGGGCCGCACGGTGAGCACCATCGCGGGCAGCGCGAGCTTCCCTTCGTCGTGCGTCTTCGCCGGCGTCTACCGCCCGGATGGCCGCGTCGAGGCGCCGCGCGGCTCCTCCGTCGTCGCGGGGGGCGCCACGGTGCTCCTCGTGGCCGCGCGCGACGAGCTCGCCGAGGTCATCGCGTTCTTCCTCCAGCGCGAGCCCGCGGGCGGCGGGGTCCAGGAGCGCCGCTGACGCGGGGCAGGTGTTCTATGACGAGGTGCGCGGGGACCACGGGCTCATGGGCACGGCTTGCGGCGGCGCTGGCCGCCCTCTCCGCCTGCGGCGGCGATGACGCCGGGGCCGCTGCAGGAGGCGGCGTCCAGGCCGCCGTCTCGTACTACCGGGACGTCAAACCCATCTTCGACGCGCGGTGCGCGGGGTGCCACAGCGACGGCGGCGTCGCGCCGTTCTCGCTCGAGCGCCACGAGACCGCGGCGTCCTGGGCCGCGTCGATCAAGCGGGCCGTCGTCGAGCGCACGATGCCCCCCTGGCCGGCCGACAACGCCTGCGCCGAGTACGTGGGCGACCGCTCCCTGTCCGAGCAGCAGATCCAGACCATCGCGGCGTGGGTCGACGGCGGCGCGGCCCTGGGCGACCCGGCGGACGAGGGCCCGCCGATCGAGCCGCCGGCGAGCGGCGCGCTCGCGCGGGTGGACCGGACGCTCGAGATGCCGGTCGAGTACACCCCGCAGACGGGGCCCGACGAGTACCGCTGCTTCGTGATCGACTGGCCGGAGGAGGCCACGCGTTACGTCACCGGCTTCGGGATCAGGCCCGGCGAGCAGCGCGTCGTCCACCACGTGATCGCCTTCATCGCGGCGCCGGACCAGCTCGCCGAGCTCGACGCCCTCGACGCGTCCGACCCGGGCCCGGGATATCCCTGCTACGGCGGCCCTGGGCTCAAGCCGCGCTGGCTCGGCGGCTGGGTGCCCGGCGGCGGGAGCATGATCTTCCCGCCGGGGGCGGGCACTCGGATCGAGCCTGGCTCCAGGCTGATCCTGCAGGTTCACTACAACACGCTGACGGCGGGCAAGCTGCCGGATCGCACCGCGATCGACGTGACGCTGGAGAGCTCCGTCGAGCGGGAGGGCACGATGCAGCCGTGGGCGAACCCGGCCTGGCTCAGCGGCGACTCCATGATGATCCCTGCCCTGGAGAGCGACGTCGTCCATCGCTGGGGGGCCGATCCCTCCCGGGCGCTCGCGGACAACGCGCCGATCGAGATCCACTGGGTGGGCCTCCACATGCATACGCTCGGCACGCGCGCGCGCCTCGAGATCGAGCGCGCCGGCGGCGGCTCGGAGTGTGTGCTCGACATCCCGCGCTGGGACTTCCACTGGCAGGGAAACTACAAGCTCGCCGAGCCCAAGGTGCTCGAGCCGGGCGACAAGCTGTCGATCGAGTGCCACTGGGACAACACGCCCGAGAAGCAGCCGATCATCGACGGACAGCCGCGGGTCCCCAGGGATGTCGTCTGGGGAGAGGGCACGACCGACGAGATGTGCCTCGGCACGTTCTACATGACCGGGCGCTGAGCGCCGGCTTCTCTGAAGCGATCTTCGGTGTCTGCGGCGTGCCTG comes from the Sorangium aterium genome and includes:
- a CDS encoding PAS domain-containing protein — protein: MDDRLASLSCKTLLDGTPTPLALLSSAGEVVACNAAWESCVGPSGRLLERVHEDDRGELSARITGARAAAGSVSAAARVVGARGEIVQLHWTLWRADDTALWAAVKPDRGAWEAQARILVDVFQTMDAIVWWCDRAGTLHVSDGNGLESMGLKRGQLVGMNMFDLYGADADIMGLCKRVLEGEPVRTDTVAGGVHWIVHYAPRRNDDGEIVGVQTFGINLADDVRLAVKGELLRACIDSMPIAILAFDRTGSCVIAQGGALAQIGCTERGELGKHMRELCGDTEDVRAAFEQALSGEIAQVEQVRRDRIWRTRFVPQKDVLGETTGVGAICEDITQQLRVEQQLREQLRLTQDQQESIARLSSPIIEVWQDVLIVPLIGSVDADRAAMVMESLLASVVEKQSAFAILDLTGLDSVDTTTAQHLIKIINGLTLLGCKGVVTGIRPPVAQTMVGLGFDLSQVKTLRSLKEALRWCMGARRGGGAAPHRLERR
- a CDS encoding GAF domain-containing sensor histidine kinase translates to MQDLSLARDLQTIMQIVDRAARDLTGADGASFVLRDGDLCYYAQEDSIAPLWQGRRFPMSACVSGWVMLNRRPAVIGDITRDPRVPIDAYRPTYVRSMAMVPIRARAPLGALGVYWSSIREIAQSEVTLLQALAGSAAVALENVALHDGLEKGKARAREVEAANRDLAERQQALEELQRQSEALSEFLAHDLRSPAAGIILAAQARLKKQDLPEPERRRWNAVLTSAEVIQRTALNLLDVASRQHGMFVLRLTELDPASLFEGVAEILEPLAASRGQRIELCPAMPRCLLRADEELVRRVLLNLVDNALRHSPPHGAVRLEARWLGPGWVELNVCDEGLGIPAHLRDRIFDKYARLADGGAITSAGRGLGLTFCRLVVEAHGGRIDVTDNGGRGSRFCVQLPAG
- a CDS encoding cation:proton antiporter encodes the protein MRERLESLLLVLAVGSGVAIGAKRVAIPYNVALVLVGLLLVVVDVLPKAPMDPEVILIAFLPVLVFEGALFADADSLRGASRPILALAVPGVLISLLGTAAVATQLLALPFAAALLLGALLSITDTVSVLLAFRSVRVPHRLAAIMEGESLFNDGTALVLVVLASQVLVSGTFDGAESFRALALAMAGGAAVGGALGAVGASLLRRTPDHLTAILASIVLVFATALLAERLHASPVIAVVVLGVIVGKAARRILEPSRVLALQGFWETSGFCLNVVLFELVGMQIQADMLVREAASIGLALIALHGGRAVAVYGCFGVLRALTGEVVPFRWQHVMLVGNIKGALSMAAVLSLPSSLPYRDRLITIVFGVTFVTLVAQALPFARLLKVLGVAIPTADSVLDAAKATLIAARRGQSELDDLLAAGLVSRKEHAERRASFQRQVIQAEVALQTPQGEVVRDHLTDLALLSAQKAAVLDAARRGLIAADTAHAHVNRIDRAMVELPGGHAAHPHEHEGES
- a CDS encoding potassium channel family protein codes for the protein MRVLIAGAGRAGLSVAVHLAKMGHDVTIVDRDESIANSAFERHGLVSLVGDATDAGLLQEAEVARADVVVAMLRRDADNLAVALLAQAAGAKRVMVRMRDPAYRSVYVRAGVDRILSEIDVFIGAMATAIEHSGVRHAMVLGTGESVAFELDIPVDSVVAGRTVSTIAGSASFPSSCVFAGVYRPDGRVEAPRGSSVVAGGATVLLVAARDELAEVIAFFLQREPAGGGVQERR
- a CDS encoding monooxygenase yields the protein MTRCAGTTGSWARLAAALAALSACGGDDAGAAAGGGVQAAVSYYRDVKPIFDARCAGCHSDGGVAPFSLERHETAASWAASIKRAVVERTMPPWPADNACAEYVGDRSLSEQQIQTIAAWVDGGAALGDPADEGPPIEPPASGALARVDRTLEMPVEYTPQTGPDEYRCFVIDWPEEATRYVTGFGIRPGEQRVVHHVIAFIAAPDQLAELDALDASDPGPGYPCYGGPGLKPRWLGGWVPGGGSMIFPPGAGTRIEPGSRLILQVHYNTLTAGKLPDRTAIDVTLESSVEREGTMQPWANPAWLSGDSMMIPALESDVVHRWGADPSRALADNAPIEIHWVGLHMHTLGTRARLEIERAGGGSECVLDIPRWDFHWQGNYKLAEPKVLEPGDKLSIECHWDNTPEKQPIIDGQPRVPRDVVWGEGTTDEMCLGTFYMTGR